CCGCGCTGCTGGGCCGCCTTGACAAGTTCACCCAGCGAAAGCCGCTCGGTCTCGGGGTACGCCTCACGCCAGCGGGCACGGTGGTACAAATCATCTTTAGGTGCGTAGAGGTAAGTGTTCATGCTCCAGCCCTGCATCCAGCCGAGCAGCCGAGAGCGCTGAAACGCCGTCCAGGGGCGGCCATAAAAGCCTTCAATCACGCCGAGCAGTTGCATATTTGTTCCTCCTCAATAGCTTTGTCCACCTGCACTGTGACGCTTCTGAGAACCCCGTCCAACTCGGAGCGCTTCACGGAGTCTTAGTCTTAAATGCTAATAGCAGGCAATAAAGAATATATATAATAGTGGCCGATACATTCCCCTCTCACCAGTTCTCCAGCTCATTCTTAAGCCCCTCATCCGCCCATTTGGCATAAATCTCCGCCGTCGCCACCGAAGCGTGTCCTAGATGGCGAGCCACATCTTGCAGCGAACGCCCCGATTTTACGAGGCGGGTGCCCGCGCTGTGACGCAGAGCGTGAAGAGATAAAAAAGGAACATTCGTCCGCAAGCAAATGCGGCGCAGACGTAAACGAGCCGCTTCAGGTGTACCGCCAACAACAAAAAGGTCAGCCGATTCGACTCGCCGCTCCAAGAGGGCCCGCTTGAGTGAAGCCGAGAGACTGACCCAACGCCGCTTATTGCCCTTGCCCAGTACCTGTAAGCGACTGGCTTCAAGTTCTACATCACTCCATTTGAGCTTGACCATCTCTGAAGCCCGCAGTCCAGCATGTGCACCGAGGAGAACGGTCACACGGTGTCGAGCGTCGCCGGTTTGCAGCAGCACTTCGATGGTAAGTTGCGGGTACGGAAAGCGTTTATCCCAGCGGGCCACTTGATCGGCCTTGACCTTCACATCGCGGAAAGGGTCGGCGTCAGTGGCATCCGCCCAGCGCAGCGCCCGGTATAAAGCCCGCGCTCCAGCCAAGTAAACATTGACCGAGGAAGTAGACAGCGGGCGCGGCCCAGACGCTGGCGCGGGGCGGCTGGTTCCCAACTTGGCGTCCGCTTTAGTTTTACGCTCCCGCTCAAGCACCAACAATCCGGCTTCGAGTTCACGGGCAAACAATGAGCCTTGATCAGCTTTAGGGCGCAGCAACCCCACCGCGTGCCGTTCAGTGAACAGCAGCCAGAAACGCAGGCCATTGCGGTAAGTTCGCAGGGTGTGGCGACTGCCTTGGGTGCTGTGCAAAGTGTGATGGGCCACCGTCAGTGACCATAGGCTCACCAGATCGCGGTCACGGGCAGCCCGCACCGCGTCGCGGCGACGCTGCTCCGGCTCCAGCCACAGCCGAGCCTGACTCAACGGCCCAGTTTCCAATAACACCAGACTGAAAGATGAAGAAGAACGATCTGCTTGAAGTTCAGGCCAGAGATCAGGATCACTCATTGCTTTTGATAATAACACTTATCAAAAGCATGGAAAGCACAGACGAAGGTATTTCCCGAAACCGACATCTAATCCCCAAGCTGTCAAGCTGGGTAGAATGAATAAACAAACCTCGTACTGGCAGCGCGGCTGTCTTCTGGTCGCCGCACTCGCTGCCGCATCAGCCTTGGCACAGAACGGTAGTCAAGTCCAACTTCTCAAAGTCGGCAGCGGATTTGAGCGCCCCACCAGTATCACCAACGCTGCGGACGGTTCAGGGCGGCTGTTCGTGGTTGAACAAGGTGGACTGGTGAAGGTGCTGCGCGGCACTCAAGTCGAAGCGCAACCTTTCTTAGACGTACGCAGCTTGACCCGTGCAGGCGGTGAGCGCGGCCTACTGGGACTGGCTTTCGATCCCAAATTTAGTCAGAACGGCAGACTTTTCGTGGACTACACCAACCTCAACGGCGACACTGTTATTGCGCGGTATACCGCCGTGAGTGGCAAAGTGAGTCCCGCTTCAGCCAAAGTGCTGCTCACCATCAAGCAACCGTACAGTAATCACAACGGCGGGCAGCTCGCCTTTGGACCAGACGGCTTTCTCTACATTGGCATGGGCGACGGCGGCAGCGGCGGCGATCCACAGAACAATGCCCAGAATTTGGGAAGTCTACTCGGCAAACTCTTGCGGCTGGACGTGCGCGGTGGAAGCTACACCGTTCCTAAAGACAATCCATTTGTCAACACAGCTGGAGCACGCGGAGAGATTTTTGCTTACGGGCTGCGCAATCCTTGGCGCTTCAGCTTCAGCTCGGCCGGATTACTGATCGCCGATGTGGGCCAAAATAAATACGAAGAAATCAACTTTCTTCCAAAAGGCAGTGCGGGCGGTGAGAATTACGGCTGGCGTTTGAAGGAAGCTGCCGCTTGTTATCAGCCCGCTTCCAACTGCAACTCAGCCAAAACGAAGTTACAAGACCCTATCCTGAGTTATGACCACACCCAGGGCAACTCGGTAACGGGCGGTTATGTTTACCGGGGCCAAGTTTTACCAGCCCTGCGCGGTCAGTATATCTATGGCGATTTTGGCAGCGGCACCATCTGGGCCGCCGCACCAAGCGGCGCAAAGTGGAAGACCAACAAAGTGCTGGACACCGAATTGAGCATCGCGACTTTTGGTGAGAGCGAGGCAGGTGAGTTGTATTTGGCCGATTACGGATCAGGAACGGTCTACCAGTTTGTGGCGAAGTGAAAGGGAAAAACGGGTACGGTGGATGGTGATCTAGAAAGCTTTACGGGATAAGGAAGGGCCGTGCGTACCGTTAGGCGTACGTTTATATATATTCTAACCAATACGGCTTCACCACTGCACTATCTCGCAAAGCCAGACAGCCGCCGCTGGCCGAGCAAAAAGGCATAATGGCCGGGTGATTCAGCGTCTGCGGGACCAACTTTGGCCGATGTGTTGGCTCGGTTTACTGCTCGGTTTGGGCGGCTGGGTCAGTGCTGCCGACCCCATTTTTACCGGTACAGCGCCGCTTTCCGTGAGCAGCGTGGCCGACTCTGACCGCGACGGTTACCCTGACGCCGCCGAACTGGTGGGCCAAGACCGTGAGCGCTTCGCCGATTGGTTTGCCTCCATTGCCCAGAGCCAGTATTACGGCATGAACAAAGACTGGCTGCCCGCTGACCGCGACTGCGGCGGGCTGCTGCGCTACGCTTTTATCAATGCCCTGATGCCACACAACGCCGCGTGGCGCTCCAAATTCAAGTTTTTGCCGCGTCCCCAATCAGGCGACGTGCAGGCTTTCGGGTACCCACTGCCGATCATCAGCCGCTCGGTGTTCCGCACAGCGGGCGGGGCTTATCAGGTGGGCGACATCGAGGCGGGCAAGCTGGTCGGGCGCACGGGGGTGCAGTACCTCGCAAACTATTCGATGGTCAGGGTTTCTCGGGAGATGGCGGCGGCCAAACGCGGCGACCTGCTGATTTTTATTCGGCCTGACTTGCGCTCGTATCACAGCATGGTGTACTTGGGCGGCGGCAACGTCGTCTACCACACCGGGGCCAGCCCAGCCGAGGGCGGCGAGGTGCGGCTGCTGACCGTACAGAGCTTGCTGAGATACGCCGAGCGGGCCTTTCATCCGGCCAGCAGCAATCCCAACTTTCTGGGCGTCTACCGCTGGAAGATTTTGAATTAACGCAGTGATGTGAGTGAGCGCAGCAAGCGAACTCTCACGCCCCCATAAAATAAAGATGTGAGATAAAGACTTGCTTAAGAATGCGGCGCAAGACACGCTTGGCTTACACTGGGCAAAAGCACTTCACACCGCTCAAAGGGGCAAGCATGCAAGGCAGACGGGTACAGCGCAAATGGCTCACCGGTGTTCTCCTCTCCACGGCTCTGGTGGCGGGTCTAGCGCCCGCACAGCGCAACGTATCGATTTACGGCGGCGTTTTTCAGGGGGGCCAGGCCGTCAAGGTGGAAGTCTACGCGCCTGCCGGAACGGTCTTCACCGTGCGGCGGGTACTCGACCCGGCCAGCTTGTTTGCCGCCTCGCCCGACCCGCACCAGCCCAAGCTCAACGCTTCGCAGCAGTCCGCGCCAATTCGCAGCGTGACCTTGCGGCGCAGAGACGACTCGCTCAACCTCGGCACGCTTCCCAGCGGCGTTTACACGGTGGGCACCGGCAACCTCGCTGCCGTGGTGGTGGTGAG
The DNA window shown above is from Deinococcus detaillensis and carries:
- a CDS encoding tyrosine-type recombinase/integrase, translated to MSQARLWLEPEQRRRDAVRAARDRDLVSLWSLTVAHHTLHSTQGSRHTLRTYRNGLRFWLLFTERHAVGLLRPKADQGSLFARELEAGLLVLERERKTKADAKLGTSRPAPASGPRPLSTSSVNVYLAGARALYRALRWADATDADPFRDVKVKADQVARWDKRFPYPQLTIEVLLQTGDARHRVTVLLGAHAGLRASEMVKLKWSDVELEASRLQVLGKGNKRRWVSLSASLKRALLERRVESADLFVVGGTPEAARLRLRRICLRTNVPFLSLHALRHSAGTRLVKSGRSLQDVARHLGHASVATAEIYAKWADEGLKNELENW
- a CDS encoding PQQ-dependent sugar dehydrogenase; the protein is MNKQTSYWQRGCLLVAALAAASALAQNGSQVQLLKVGSGFERPTSITNAADGSGRLFVVEQGGLVKVLRGTQVEAQPFLDVRSLTRAGGERGLLGLAFDPKFSQNGRLFVDYTNLNGDTVIARYTAVSGKVSPASAKVLLTIKQPYSNHNGGQLAFGPDGFLYIGMGDGGSGGDPQNNAQNLGSLLGKLLRLDVRGGSYTVPKDNPFVNTAGARGEIFAYGLRNPWRFSFSSAGLLIADVGQNKYEEINFLPKGSAGGENYGWRLKEAAACYQPASNCNSAKTKLQDPILSYDHTQGNSVTGGYVYRGQVLPALRGQYIYGDFGSGTIWAAAPSGAKWKTNKVLDTELSIATFGESEAGELYLADYGSGTVYQFVAK
- a CDS encoding DUF1175 family protein; translated protein: MIQRLRDQLWPMCWLGLLLGLGGWVSAADPIFTGTAPLSVSSVADSDRDGYPDAAELVGQDRERFADWFASIAQSQYYGMNKDWLPADRDCGGLLRYAFINALMPHNAAWRSKFKFLPRPQSGDVQAFGYPLPIISRSVFRTAGGAYQVGDIEAGKLVGRTGVQYLANYSMVRVSREMAAAKRGDLLIFIRPDLRSYHSMVYLGGGNVVYHTGASPAEGGEVRLLTVQSLLRYAERAFHPASSNPNFLGVYRWKILN